The following is a genomic window from Dehalococcoidales bacterium.
CGGTGTTCAGAATGGTGAGGACTACCTGATTGTAGGTTTCCGGCAGAGCGTCAATGACTATAGCGAGGTATATCTTCCCCAGGATATCCGCAACTGTACCACCTGTCACGGCGCACCCCCGAAAGGGATGGAGGCGGAGACCTACGCCACACTGGCGCCCAACGCCGATAACTGGAAGACATCACCCAGCCGGGCGGCTTGCGGCGCTTGCCACGACTTCATCGATTGGGAAACCGGTAGGTCAACCATTACTGATAGGCGGGACCATCCCGGTGGACCCCAGACCAATGATACCCTGTGCAAGTCCTGTCACGTGGCTGACAGCGGCAAGGAGTTCGATGCCTCAGTAGTCGGTGCCCACACTATTCCACTCCAGTCCAGGCAGCTTAAAGGTGTGAACGTGGAGATAGTCAGCGTTACTGACACGGGACCGGGACAGAATCCGACTGTAGTATTTAGCGCCAAGGATGACGCCGGCAACGCCCTGGCAATATCAGAATTGACATCGGTGAGGTTCAACGTGAACGGGCCAACTACCGACTACCTGAACCCGCCGACTACGGAAGCTGTGGTACTGGACAACGTAACCGGTTCGGGCGGTACCTACACTTATACTCTCACTCTCGCCATCCCGGCTGACGCCACCGGTACCTATGCCATAGGTATGGAGGCCCGGCGGCTGGAAACCATCATCGGAAACGAAGGTGCCTCGGTAGATGTGAATGGAGCTTCTTATAACCCGGTGGTCTATGTTCCGGTCACGGATACGGTAGCCGTCCCCAGGCGGCAGGTAGTAGCCACGGAGAACTGTAACACCTGTCATCAGGAGATAGCTTTCCACGGCGGCGGACGGAAGAATACCGCCGAGTACTGCCAGTTCTGTCACAATCCGGCTACTGTGGACGTCCCCGACCGTACTCCGGAAAGATTTGGTGGCCCTTACGACATAGACCCGCAGTCCATCAACTTCAAGCTGCTGATCCATCGGGTACACTCCGGCGAGGAGTTGACCCGTGACTTCACGATTTACCGAACCCGCGGCGTTTTCAACTTCAATGAGATTGGCTTTCCTGGCGACCTGACCAACTGCGCCAAGTGCCACGTGGGAGATTCCTATAAGCTGCCGTTGCCGGAAACTGCCGCCAATACCCTGGCGCCTCGCGAATTCTACTCCCCGCTGGGACCGGCCGCCGCAGCCTGTCTGGGCTGCCACGACTCTAAGAGCGCATCGGCTCATGCCTCGACCATGACAACAACTTTTGGTGAGGCTTGCGCCACCTGTCACGGGCCGGGCAGAGACTTTGACGTAAACAAGGTGCACCCCGGACTCCGATAAACAAAATAAGAGGCTCCTCCGCCGGAGGAGCCTCTTAACTGTTTTATATCTTAAAATCTACCCGTCCTCACTATACCTCTTTCACGCTGATCATCGTACATTGCAGCCGACATTCATTAAGGTAAGGTAGTCAAAATCAAAGAGGATACCCCACGGCACGGACTTTGTGACAAAAATAGAGAGAAGGGGGGTACCCTGAGGACCTCCCTTCCGATTTACTTACTACGGCTATCTTATTTATACCGCGGGGGTAGAAACTGGCTGGGATAAAATCCCTCTTTGCTCCAGTTCCTCCGCAACGTAATCCAGCCCGATCTCCTCCAAAGCTTCCCTTGTCGGGATGCCTTCAACGTTATATCCCATCGCCTTATTGGCGCTATCTATCGCCTTACTGAGAGCATCGCGACTCATTGCCGGAATAGGTCCTATCCCAGCAA
Proteins encoded in this region:
- a CDS encoding OmcA/MtrC family decaheme c-type cytochrome — translated: MKKVILGAFLLAGLSLLAAGCQGAGGPAGPPGTPGAQGAPGPQGAPAPIPPGAGLKAAITKVDIGADRKPVVTFTITDAKDKPLKIADLDGYPSFILSYIEEDPATSLTQYVAYTVSDVKGNPYTFEGRTVQPALAEVTGRPAFDPRAATPAFPAAHPAFSDLGNGTFTYTFSTVLPEGYDRNTTHRVGGQITRATRAFVANPTLDFVPAGGAVNLTRQVVIKESCNQCHDPLAAHGGSRQDPALCITCHTSQNYDPETGNAVLFKEMVHKIHRGANLPGVQNGEDYLIVGFRQSVNDYSEVYLPQDIRNCTTCHGAPPKGMEAETYATLAPNADNWKTSPSRAACGACHDFIDWETGRSTITDRRDHPGGPQTNDTLCKSCHVADSGKEFDASVVGAHTIPLQSRQLKGVNVEIVSVTDTGPGQNPTVVFSAKDDAGNALAISELTSVRFNVNGPTTDYLNPPTTEAVVLDNVTGSGGTYTYTLTLAIPADATGTYAIGMEARRLETIIGNEGASVDVNGASYNPVVYVPVTDTVAVPRRQVVATENCNTCHQEIAFHGGGRKNTAEYCQFCHNPATVDVPDRTPERFGGPYDIDPQSINFKLLIHRVHSGEELTRDFTIYRTRGVFNFNEIGFPGDLTNCAKCHVGDSYKLPLPETAANTLAPREFYSPLGPAAAACLGCHDSKSASAHASTMTTTFGEACATCHGPGRDFDVNKVHPGLR